A genomic stretch from Pseudoliparis swirei isolate HS2019 ecotype Mariana Trench chromosome 18, NWPU_hadal_v1, whole genome shotgun sequence includes:
- the etnk2 gene encoding ethanolamine kinase 2 isoform X1 encodes METQIHVPVGSPVIRKIPIFVDEHNVTEGAMKLIKELRPAWDSSDVRTKLFTDGTTNKLVGCYVEDTPEDVVLVRVYGHKTELIVDRDNELKSFQVLHANGCAPRLYCTFQNGICYEFIQGDALGTQDVRDPYLLRLISGEMARIHAIHAHNGCIPKPNLWIKMRKYLSLVATEFTDQASNIRIQQEVPSKAVLEQEMAWMKEHLSNLGSPVVLCHNDLLCKNIIHNEKEGHVRFIDYEYSSYNYQAFDIGNHFNEFAGMAELDYGLYPSREMQMDWLKVYLQAYKLFTMKTEEVSQRELETLYVQVNKFALASHFFWGFWALIQTKYSTIDFDFLGYAVLRFNQYFETKPAVMALQIPE; translated from the exons ATGGAGACGCAGATACACGTGCCCGTGGGGTCCCCGGTAATTCGAAAAATCCCCATTTTCGTGGACGAACACAACGTGACGGAGGGCGCCATGAAGCTCATAAAGGAGCTGAGACCGGCGTGGGACTCGAGCGACGTCAGGACCAAG ctctTCACGGACGGAACCACCAACAAGCTCGTGGGCTGCTACGTGGAGGACACTCCAGAGGACGTGGTCCTGGTCCGGGTATACGGGCACAAGACGGAGCTGATAGTGGACCGAGACAACGAGCTCAAGAGCTTTCAG GTGCTACATGCTAACGGTTGCGCCCCGCGCCTCTACTGCACCTTTCAGAACGGCATCTGCTACGAGTTCATTCAGGGGGACGCCCTCGGGACGCAGGACGTCAGGGATCCCTACTTGCTCAG ACTGATATCCGGGGAGATGGCTCGTATCCACGCCATCCACGCACACAACGGCTGCATCCCCAAACCCAACCTCTGGATCAAGATGCGGAAATACCTCTCCCTCGTGGCCACGGAGTTCACCGACCAGGCCTCCAACATCAG AATCCAGCAGGAGGTTCCCAGTAAGGCggtgctggagcaggagatGGCGTGGATGAAGGAGCATCTCTCCAACCTGGGCTCCCCCGTGGTGCTCTGCCACAATGACCTGCTCTGCAAGAACATCATCCACAATGAGAAAGAGG GTCACGTCCGCTTCATCGACTACGAATACTCCAGCTACAACTACCAGGCCTTCGACATCGGCAACCACTTCAATGAATTTGCAG GAATGGCGGAGCTGGACTACGGTCTGTACCCGAGTCGGGAGATGCAGATGGACTGGCTCAAAGTTTACCTGCAGGCCTACAAACTCTTCACCATGAAAACGGAGGAGGTCAGCCAGCGAGAGCTGGAGACGCTCTACGTGCAGGTCAACAAGTTTGCTCTG GCTTCTCACTTCTTTTGGGGCTTCTGGGCGCTCATCCAGACCAAGTACTCCACCATCGACTTTGACTTCCTCGG